A window of the Haloarcula litorea genome harbors these coding sequences:
- a CDS encoding class I SAM-dependent methyltransferase, with amino-acid sequence MKGQEWYQADTVAEEYEAKRFSRGGRLIDRREKQAVLDAIGPVDDKDVLEVACGTGRFTVMLAERGADIVGLDISGPMLQQGREKAKAAGVADHVEFMRGDAARLPFPDDHFDTVLAMRFFHLADTPAAFLAEMRRVSEEQVFFDTFNRFSTRSIYNWALPMGSRLYSRWEVDRLLDGAGLELRSEEHDWVLPYGFYRKIPNELASSFRSIDTALGGTPLGDKLASVSYWNTHV; translated from the coding sequence GTGAAAGGGCAGGAGTGGTACCAGGCCGACACGGTGGCCGAGGAGTACGAGGCCAAGCGGTTCTCCCGCGGCGGTCGCCTCATCGACCGCCGGGAGAAACAGGCCGTCCTCGACGCGATCGGTCCGGTCGACGACAAGGACGTGCTGGAGGTCGCCTGCGGGACCGGTCGGTTCACCGTGATGCTCGCCGAGCGCGGCGCGGACATCGTCGGGCTCGACATCTCCGGCCCGATGCTCCAGCAGGGCCGCGAGAAGGCCAAGGCAGCCGGCGTCGCCGACCACGTGGAGTTTATGCGCGGCGACGCCGCCCGGCTGCCGTTCCCGGACGACCACTTCGACACCGTGCTGGCGATGCGCTTCTTCCACCTCGCGGACACGCCCGCGGCGTTCCTCGCGGAGATGCGCCGGGTCTCGGAGGAACAGGTCTTCTTCGACACGTTCAACCGCTTCTCGACCCGGTCGATCTACAACTGGGCGCTGCCGATGGGGTCCCGGCTCTACTCGCGGTGGGAGGTCGACCGCCTGCTCGACGGGGCGGGCCTCGAACTCCGCAGCGAGGAACACGACTGGGTGCTCCCCTACGGCTTCTACCGGAAGATCCCCAACGAGCTCGCCTCGTCGTTCCGGTCGATCGACACCGCCCTCGGCGGGACTCCGCTGGGCGACAAACTGGCTTCCGTCTCCTACTGGAACACCCACGTCTGA